One genomic region from Leifsonia sp. Root1293 encodes:
- a CDS encoding uracil-xanthine permease family protein, translated as MALPWTLHGDGTTMGPTDVVLPGERLSWPRTIGLGMQHVVAMFGATFLVPILTDFPPSTTLFFSGIGTILFLLITKNRLPSYLGSSFAFIAPIVAATATAGTGSALFGIVVVGALLAIIGGIVIVTGSGWIDILMPPVVSGAIVALIGFNLAPAAKANFTEAPWTALITLAAVVLCTVLFRGLLGRLSIFIGVVVGYVAAVAFGQVDFSALEKAAWIGLPDFRWAANPFTDAAATFGVLPAFLPVVLVLLAENVGHIRGVAQMTGDPKVNALTGRALLADGLSTMLAGFGGGSGTTTYGENIGVMAATRVYSTAAYWVAGTFAVLLGLSPKMGALINTIPAGVLGGVTTALYGLIGIIGVKIWVDNKVDFSRPINQMTAGIALIIGIADFTLHAGAFTFNGIALGTIAAIVIYHVMKAVSRVRGTA; from the coding sequence ATGGCCCTGCCCTGGACCCTGCACGGTGACGGTACGACGATGGGACCGACGGATGTCGTGCTCCCCGGCGAACGCCTGAGCTGGCCGCGCACGATCGGTCTCGGCATGCAGCATGTCGTGGCGATGTTCGGAGCGACCTTCCTCGTGCCGATCCTCACCGACTTCCCTCCGTCGACCACGCTGTTCTTCTCGGGAATCGGCACCATCCTGTTCCTCCTGATCACGAAGAACCGACTCCCGAGCTACCTCGGATCCTCGTTCGCGTTCATCGCCCCCATCGTCGCGGCCACTGCGACAGCCGGGACCGGCAGCGCACTGTTCGGCATCGTCGTCGTCGGCGCCCTGCTGGCGATCATCGGCGGAATCGTGATCGTCACGGGTTCGGGCTGGATCGACATCCTGATGCCTCCGGTCGTCTCGGGCGCGATTGTCGCCCTCATCGGTTTCAACCTCGCGCCAGCAGCCAAGGCGAACTTCACCGAGGCACCCTGGACGGCCCTCATCACGCTCGCGGCCGTTGTGCTCTGCACAGTGCTGTTCCGTGGACTGCTCGGCAGGCTGTCGATCTTCATCGGCGTGGTGGTCGGCTACGTCGCGGCCGTCGCCTTCGGCCAGGTGGACTTCTCGGCGCTGGAGAAGGCTGCATGGATCGGACTCCCCGACTTCCGCTGGGCCGCGAACCCCTTCACCGACGCCGCCGCGACGTTCGGTGTGCTTCCGGCCTTCCTTCCCGTGGTTCTCGTCCTGCTCGCCGAGAACGTCGGTCACATCCGCGGCGTTGCACAGATGACAGGAGACCCGAAGGTCAACGCCCTGACCGGTCGCGCACTGCTCGCCGACGGACTGTCGACGATGCTAGCCGGCTTCGGCGGCGGCTCGGGTACGACGACCTACGGCGAGAACATCGGCGTGATGGCCGCGACGCGCGTCTACTCCACCGCGGCCTACTGGGTTGCGGGCACCTTCGCCGTGCTCCTCGGGCTCTCTCCCAAGATGGGTGCTCTCATCAACACCATCCCGGCCGGAGTCCTCGGCGGTGTGACGACGGCGCTCTACGGCCTGATCGGCATCATCGGCGTGAAGATCTGGGTCGACAACAAGGTCGACTTCTCCAGGCCCATCAACCAGATGACCGCCGGCATCGCGCTGATCATCGGCATCGCCGACTTCACCCTGCACGCCGGGGCGTTCACGTTCAACGGCATCGCGCTCGGGACGATCGCCGCGATCGTGATTTACCACGTGATGAAGGCCGTCTCCCGCGTGCGCGGAACCGCCTGA
- a CDS encoding NCS2 family permease: MNSSTQTAEPQTDKGGLKGRLDSYFQISSRGSSFGGEVRGGVVTFVTMAYIVILNPIILSGKPDVLGNTLDFGEVGAVTALTAGVMTILFGVIARLPFAFAAGLGINSFLAFSVVGQVTWPEAMGLVVINGLVIVLLAATGLRRLIFNAVPYELKIAITVGIGLFIAFIGLVDAGIVTSTGNASPPVGLGIDGSIATWPAIVFVVTLLLTGVLMARKVKGAILIGLVSGTVLAVIVEAIGHLGSAVTNPGIGWGLSVPVIPGNWFALPNLSLVGAVSFDFGKVGFLTVLMLVFTLVFTNFFDAMGTMTGLSKEAGLADDKGNFPRLRSALIVEGVGAVAGGFTSSSSNTVFIESGSGISEGARTGFANIVTGLLFIAAMFFTPIAAIVPQEVAAAALVIVGALMMSQIRGIDLSDFSVLLPVFLTVVIMPLTYSIANGIGAGFLAWVVVRSFSGKAKQVSPLLWVVAIGFLIYFARGPIEALFA; this comes from the coding sequence GTGAATTCGAGCACCCAGACGGCTGAGCCGCAGACTGACAAGGGCGGCCTCAAGGGCCGTCTCGACTCCTACTTCCAGATCTCGTCCCGCGGCTCCAGCTTCGGGGGCGAGGTGCGCGGTGGTGTCGTGACGTTCGTCACGATGGCCTACATCGTGATCCTGAATCCGATCATCCTGTCGGGCAAGCCCGATGTGCTCGGCAACACTCTCGACTTCGGCGAGGTTGGGGCCGTCACGGCGCTCACAGCCGGTGTGATGACGATCCTGTTCGGTGTCATCGCCCGACTGCCGTTCGCGTTCGCGGCGGGACTCGGCATCAACTCCTTCCTCGCCTTCAGCGTGGTCGGGCAGGTGACCTGGCCCGAGGCCATGGGCCTCGTCGTCATCAACGGCCTCGTGATCGTGCTGCTCGCGGCCACGGGGCTGCGTCGTCTCATCTTCAATGCCGTGCCCTACGAGCTGAAGATCGCCATCACCGTCGGTATCGGTCTGTTCATCGCCTTCATCGGTCTGGTGGATGCCGGCATCGTCACGTCCACGGGCAATGCGTCACCGCCCGTCGGGCTCGGCATCGACGGTTCCATCGCCACCTGGCCCGCGATCGTCTTCGTCGTGACCCTGCTGCTCACGGGTGTTCTCATGGCACGCAAGGTCAAGGGCGCCATCCTCATCGGTCTCGTCAGCGGGACCGTGCTGGCCGTCATCGTGGAGGCCATCGGTCACCTCGGCAGTGCCGTCACCAACCCGGGCATCGGATGGGGTCTGTCGGTTCCGGTCATCCCGGGCAACTGGTTCGCGCTTCCCAACCTCAGCCTGGTCGGTGCCGTGAGCTTCGACTTCGGCAAGGTCGGATTCTTGACGGTGCTGATGCTGGTCTTCACCCTCGTCTTCACCAACTTCTTCGACGCCATGGGGACCATGACCGGTCTCTCCAAGGAGGCTGGACTCGCTGACGACAAGGGCAACTTCCCGCGTCTGCGTTCCGCCCTCATCGTCGAGGGTGTCGGCGCCGTCGCCGGTGGCTTCACATCGAGTTCATCGAACACCGTGTTCATCGAGTCGGGCTCGGGTATCAGCGAGGGAGCGCGCACCGGATTCGCCAACATCGTGACGGGTCTGCTGTTCATCGCCGCGATGTTCTTCACTCCGATCGCAGCGATCGTTCCCCAGGAGGTCGCCGCCGCTGCCCTCGTCATCGTGGGTGCGTTGATGATGAGCCAGATCAGGGGCATCGACCTCAGCGACTTCTCGGTGCTGCTGCCGGTCTTCCTGACAGTCGTGATCATGCCGCTGACCTACTCGATCGCCAACGGAATCGGAGCGGGCTTCCTCGCCTGGGTCGTGGTGCGATCGTTCTCGGGCAAGGCCAAGCAGGTCAGTCCGCTGCTGTGGGTCGTGGCCATCGGCTTCCTGATCTACTTCGCACGGGGACCCATCGAGGCGCTCTTCGCCTAG
- a CDS encoding HNH endonuclease signature motif containing protein yields MPAPALLLTGMSASLASSGVCAATFAALADDDLLSTQRALAGPRQELDRWAALAAAEIARRSTPEHGLGSLARRSGFADADTLLVSMTGSTKAEARSLARVGEMIAVTDAATDLSVARDTDPELAAALPPVEAPWYAALAALVSAGRLTVAVADVIQAGLGEITDQVTADMLSTALASLLTDLLGPDGTHRVHVAEARLAARAARDRIDTSGVAVREAVLREKQYWRQWIAPDGMYRGEYALDPENGALLQAVHDQLTHPRRHTDPKKRPFGTASARTPFLDRAARERHAAEGLVQVVKAGASVNPMRLLDTEAPSVRVVVNEQALSTGTGFGALEGHPGAVSLGIVERGLCAGYLPVLFSSTGQPLNLGRDERLFTRAQRTAITIRDGGCREPDCDRPPSWTEIHHIRHWKRDHGNTDVADGILLCRRGHLRVHNEGWDITRDTHDQYWLIPPPHIDPTRTPRLMKPKTRAEITHPVIVPTKLQPAATGTG; encoded by the coding sequence ATGCCCGCACCGGCTCTGTTGCTCACCGGAATGTCCGCCTCCCTAGCGTCTTCAGGGGTATGTGCGGCCACGTTCGCGGCATTGGCCGATGACGACCTGCTGTCGACGCAGCGCGCCTTGGCGGGGCCTCGGCAGGAGTTGGATCGATGGGCAGCGTTGGCGGCTGCGGAGATCGCCCGCCGCTCCACGCCCGAGCATGGTCTGGGGTCGTTGGCTCGCCGGTCGGGGTTCGCCGACGCCGACACGCTGCTCGTCTCGATGACAGGGTCGACCAAGGCCGAAGCCCGCTCGTTGGCGCGGGTGGGCGAGATGATCGCGGTCACCGATGCCGCCACCGACCTGTCCGTCGCCCGGGATACCGACCCCGAACTCGCCGCCGCCTTACCGCCGGTCGAAGCCCCGTGGTACGCGGCTCTGGCCGCGCTGGTCTCCGCCGGGCGACTGACGGTGGCGGTGGCGGACGTGATCCAGGCCGGTCTGGGTGAGATCACCGACCAGGTGACCGCCGACATGCTGAGCACAGCACTGGCGAGCTTGCTCACCGACCTCCTCGGCCCCGACGGCACTCACCGGGTGCACGTTGCCGAAGCCCGGCTTGCGGCCCGGGCGGCGCGGGACCGGATCGACACCTCAGGGGTGGCGGTGCGTGAGGCGGTGTTGCGGGAGAAGCAGTACTGGCGGCAGTGGATCGCCCCCGACGGCATGTACCGCGGTGAGTACGCCCTCGACCCCGAGAACGGTGCCCTCCTCCAAGCCGTCCACGATCAACTCACCCACCCCCGCCGACACACCGACCCGAAGAAACGTCCCTTCGGTACAGCATCCGCCCGGACTCCGTTCCTCGACAGGGCTGCCCGGGAACGTCACGCCGCCGAGGGACTCGTCCAGGTGGTGAAAGCCGGTGCATCGGTGAACCCGATGCGCCTGCTCGACACCGAGGCCCCGTCGGTGCGGGTCGTCGTCAACGAACAGGCACTGTCCACCGGCACCGGGTTCGGAGCCCTCGAAGGCCACCCGGGCGCTGTCTCGCTGGGCATCGTCGAACGCGGGTTGTGTGCCGGCTATCTGCCCGTACTGTTCTCCTCGACCGGGCAACCGTTGAACCTCGGCCGCGACGAACGCCTCTTCACCCGAGCACAACGCACCGCGATCACGATCCGCGACGGCGGCTGCCGAGAACCCGACTGCGACCGACCACCCTCCTGGACCGAGATCCACCACATCCGCCACTGGAAACGCGACCACGGCAACACCGACGTCGCCGACGGAATCCTCCTCTGCCGCCGAGGCCACCTCCGCGTCCACAACGAAGGCTGGGACATCACCCGCGACACCCACGACCAGTACTGGCTGATCCCACCACCCCACATCGACCCCACCCGAACACCCCGCCTGATGAAACCGAAGACCAGAGCCGAGATCACCCACCCCGTCATCGTCCCCACCAAACTCCAACCGGCTGCCACCGGCACAGGGTAG
- a CDS encoding helix-turn-helix transcriptional regulator has translation MVKPTRVSNRIRALRAEAGDMTQAQLAERIGVTRQTVIAIEQGRYSPTLELAFQIAAALGVRLDDVFSYPTGDAS, from the coding sequence ATGGTGAAGCCGACCCGGGTCTCCAACCGCATCCGCGCCCTGCGAGCCGAGGCCGGAGACATGACTCAGGCACAACTCGCCGAGCGCATCGGGGTCACGCGCCAGACGGTGATCGCCATCGAACAGGGGCGATACTCCCCCACGCTCGAGTTGGCGTTCCAGATCGCGGCGGCACTCGGCGTCAGGCTCGACGACGTGTTCAGCTACCCCACGGGAGACGCATCATGA
- a CDS encoding NAD(P)-dependent alcohol dehydrogenase, producing the protein MKQACYSRYGGPDVVQVTDAATPVAGVGEVVIRVRAATVGAADAAARAGSPAFARLYFGLRHPRIPVLGSDVAGEVVAVGEGVGGAADAGRFRVGDRVFGVTGSMMGGHATHLVLPADAALAHQPAGVTDAEAAALVDATALAFLRDTGRLGEGQRLLVIGASGSVGSMAVQLGVHFGAHVTGVCSGPNAELVTSLGAEHVIDYTREDWWAAAGGGHHGPLYDVVFDAVGASSYRRARPVLADGGVYLRTVPTLPLLAQMASTSLTTRLRPRHPRAAIAFTGLRPTAAKAADLAVTAELVESGALRAVIDSTYPLERIPDAHRRVDTQRKRGAVIVTMD; encoded by the coding sequence ATGAAGCAGGCATGCTATTCCCGCTACGGCGGTCCCGACGTGGTTCAGGTGACGGATGCCGCCACCCCTGTCGCCGGAGTCGGCGAGGTCGTCATCCGGGTGCGGGCAGCCACCGTGGGCGCCGCCGACGCCGCGGCCCGAGCGGGTTCCCCGGCCTTCGCGCGACTGTACTTCGGGCTGCGGCACCCGCGGATCCCGGTGCTCGGATCCGATGTCGCCGGCGAGGTCGTTGCGGTCGGCGAGGGTGTCGGGGGCGCTGCTGATGCCGGGCGCTTCCGCGTCGGGGATCGGGTCTTCGGTGTGACGGGCTCGATGATGGGCGGTCATGCGACGCATCTCGTGCTTCCCGCGGACGCCGCTCTGGCACACCAACCCGCAGGAGTGACCGACGCCGAGGCCGCTGCCCTCGTCGATGCCACTGCGCTGGCGTTCCTGCGCGACACCGGCCGGCTCGGTGAAGGCCAGCGCCTGCTCGTGATCGGCGCATCCGGCAGCGTGGGATCCATGGCCGTGCAACTCGGAGTGCATTTCGGCGCGCACGTCACCGGGGTCTGCAGTGGCCCGAATGCGGAGCTGGTGACCTCGCTCGGCGCCGAGCACGTCATCGACTACACACGGGAGGACTGGTGGGCGGCTGCCGGGGGTGGGCACCATGGCCCCCTCTACGACGTCGTCTTCGATGCCGTCGGTGCGAGTTCGTATCGCCGCGCCCGCCCGGTTCTGGCGGACGGCGGCGTGTACCTGCGCACGGTTCCGACCCTGCCGCTACTCGCGCAGATGGCCTCGACATCGCTCACCACTCGCCTGCGACCGCGACACCCTCGGGCCGCGATCGCCTTCACGGGGCTGCGCCCGACGGCGGCCAAGGCCGCAGACCTCGCCGTCACCGCCGAACTGGTGGAGAGCGGCGCTCTCCGAGCCGTCATCGACAGCACGTATCCGCTCGAGCGCATCCCGGACGCCCATCGACGCGTCGACACCCAGCGCAAGCGGGGGGCCGTGATCGTGACGATGGACTGA